GATACTCAAATGCAGATTGGGGTAAAAGATTGTTTTCTAGAAAATCTGTTAGTGGTTATGTTGTTTATTTTGGTAGTTCTCATGTGTCTTGGAGAAGTAAAAAACAGTCCACCATATCACGTTCATCTATAGAGTTTGAATATAAATTTGGGTTTTGAAGGTTTTATGtgatttggttttgaaaaatgttGTTCctgtaaatgtttttttttttttttttttttttttttttttttttttttttgtgacaaTTAGTCTACGATTAAAATAACCTTAAATCGAGTTTTTCATAATAAAAACAAgcattttgaaatttatgttcatTTCATAAGGAAATTTTTCAAAAggtgttataattttttttaagattAGTGCTTCTAATCAAGTGGTTGATATTCTCACTAAGTCTCTTGTTTCTTCTCAACATAATGTTTTGTGTGAGAACTGAGAAGTTGTGTTTGCTTGAttctttttctttaaaataaatttgttttcaaaatagttagtTTTGTTAAAATTAATAAATGTTTTATGTATTTCAAACTAACATTTTGCAAAGTTAGGATCTTTCTTGTGTTTGTATTTGTTTCTTTGTGTACAGGTTGAGTATTATCAAAGTTCAAGGACCAATGTGTGCTTTATTCAAAGTTGTACGGGTTTGTACATGGGTCTTTGGATTTTCCTTGACCTGGTGTATTTAAGTGGTTGGTATTGAGCTTTTGCCTCATTCGAAGAGTCATTTTTCTGATCATTTTCTCTTGTGTCTTCTTCACTCAATTATGTTCATCAATTTAGGGTCTCTCTTGTGTTTCTCTGATTTTTTTCTTGATCATTGTTAGATTAGGTTGAGTGATATGTTATGAGTGTAGAGTTGGGATTTATAGTGAGGTTTCCGTTGTAAGTACATATAAACCTTCTGACTCTTAACCCTCAAATAATATAAGAGTTTTTGATGTTGGGAAAATCTTGTTTCTATAATTTCTACACATTTTCCCTTTATCTTAATCTTCTTCACTTTTTCATCTTTTCACCTTATTCGATACACACCTAGAAAGTATATTCTCAATCCACTTCAACTTCATTCCTCAACCTATATCTCAACAATGTTTCAATGTTTTCCTTTCCAACTTGATAGAAAAAATATGTGTTAATCATTATTATTGAtctaattattatttatataaaaatggaAAGAAAgatgattaattaaaaataatcctAGGAGAACCCGACTTGAATGACATTCATATATGCTCCCATTTTGTTATTCGTCATTACATCAAAAATTTAAATCTAGTAGAAGACATGGAAAAGTAAAAATAGTTAAGAAACTACTCAAACTTATAACAACTCATAGAATTTAATCCAAAAATCAATAAATTACGGTTGAAAGAATGAGTTTTACCTTACAAGAACACATCTCTTAAGCACGGTACACTAACCTATTGTTGTTTATGCAATCAAACATTGTTGATTTATGATtcatttcatatatattttttctagATTTTCACATTCGATAGGAACACATCACCAAGTTATTAATATAGAACGCATCACCGAGTTTTTTTGGAAATTAATTAAGCATCTTGTTTGAGTGTAGTTATTCTTTGTTTTGTAATTTTTAGTTTCCGGTCATAGAACTAGAAGTTAACAAGCAACCTAAACCAGACAACTTGGATTACTTCGTTACAATGGACGTTAATAATGATTTGTTTTAGTATTAGttttatttttgagttttggTTAAATTTGATTTAATTTTAGGTTTAACAATGATGGAGATTGAATTTAGTAGTAAGTAAGATGCCCATAAATCTTTAGCACTATCAATGAACTTGAAACAAAGTTTGGCTTCATGGACTATTTATGCATTAAATAAAACATATGGACTAAATTCTTAACATTTAACATCACAGGGACTAAATTTGTAAACTACTCAGAAAATAATTTCACTAGTTCACTAGCTTTTTTCGAATGTTAAAAATAGTCCTTTTAAAAATAGTCTCATACCATAACCCCTTACAGGCTATAATCTAAACCCTAACACTCGCTCTGAAACCAGAGTGGAAGAAGCTTCGATCAACAATGGCTAATCGACGACGTTTGCAAACCCTAACccaacagctttacaaatcaacaCTTCATCGGGATCCTCCGTCACTCCTTCAGCACCTCAGAACACTGACGCAGATCCCAAATTTGCCTAAAACCTCCTTCCACCCTACATCCCACTACACTCTTTCGACCCCTAATTTCTATTCCTCATCAACAAATTTCACGACATATCGCCATTTCTCGTCTGATAGACACGATAACAGCGATAACAATGATGAAAGTGAAGAAGATGATAGTGATTATGACGATGACGATGacgatgttgatgatgatgaaatGACGGAGGATTCGGCAAATCATGCTGTAAAGAGAGAGTATTCGCCGGAGGAGAAAGAAGCCGAGGCGGCTGCCATTGGTTATAAGGTGATTGGGCAGCTCCAGCGGTCGGACCGGGTTTTTAAGTCGTATGAACCTGTTTTTgctgttattcaggtaatatttagCTCTCAAATTTTAAGATTTGATGATCCAATGTGGTTTAATAGTGTGTTAGTCTTGAAATATTAGTTATTGGTGACATTTTTGGCTAGAAATAAACAGTATTATGCTTAGCAAATAGCAAGGAATAGACTATTTCAGAACATAAGTTTTTAGATACCCCTTGACATTAACATTAAAGCTGTCATTGATTCTAGTGGATTAAAGTGTACTTTGACAGAAAAGGTTGAAAAAATTCATTGTTCACCATATTGCTCCTGGTATTGGTCACTCACAATCCAAATTATGACTCTGCAAATGTAACTGATGCCATTTTTTTTAGTATTACAGAACTAGTTTTTAGAATGGCCTTTGTTCagctaataaaaataataataataataacttaacTAGCCTATTTCCTGACTTAAAGGTTAAGTTAAGTCTTAGCTTTTCCACACACTTATGTACATTGTTGTCTGTTGATGATTGTACTGGTGTTAAATGAAGATATGTCTTTTTTTTTATGTGTGATGAATTGTTTGTATTGCTGTAGATTGGATCACATCAGTTCAAAGTGAGCAATGGAGATTGCATATATACAGAGAAATTGAAGTTCTGTGAAGTGCATGATAAGGTTAGCTAACCTTAATTCTTAATATTTGTGCATTTATCTATTGTGGTTCTAGATTGCAAAGTATTAAAAAAAATGCTTACTTTGGTTTCCCAAATTATCTTTGCTACCATTTGTTAAAATGATTTTCAATATACAAGCCCTTTTGCAAAGGTTTCCcatatgtttttcttctttaagTTTAGGGATTATCTCTATGATATTTATTTTGAACATGTATAATTGgtgtcatttttttttataataaatatacataGTCAAATTGTTTACATTGTTTAGAATGTTGTTGCTTTTTCCATATAGAATGCGTAAATTACTTATTTAGACAATAGTCTATGCAAAGTGACCAAAGTCTATACCTCTAAATTCTAATAGGTGATTTAGTTATGTCTAATCCTTGAAACAACAATAATAATCTTTTCATTCTACCAATTTATTCGTCACTAGgttataatttttatcttttGTAAGGAGCTATATGATCTTCTAGTAATGATATGCTTGCCAATTTTTATTCTATATGCAGATATGCATGTGTTAAAAACACTTAAACAAAATATAAAGTGTAATACTCTTCTTTCCTCTACCCCCCTGTTTCTCtttcataattttttatattttgattcattatttaattgttatagaattattatattttaatttaacaAACTTTTataatgataattttttttgaaatcttTACTGCATAAGCACATAAAAATTGTTCTCTGTAAAAACTGTTGACATTTTAAAACATGCATTTAAGTAAAACATGACTCTCTTAATAAATTTCATTGTATAATCACTCATGTTTAAAGATTTTGTCTTTATAAAGTAAGTCATATTTTAAAGAATTGGAATCATGAAAACCATGTCATGCTTAAAAGTTTGTCATCATGatgtaaatttaaaaaaaaaaaaagttataattaATTATAGCAATAAGTGCTGGAAATACCAACAATCTATCACCTTTCTACCAACAATAggaacactttttttttttttttaattttttttttctaatcaaTGATCGCCTTACTTAATATCCTCTTATCAATTAAACAAAAATcagatattatttttaattctgTAGCTGTACACATGGCACACAATTGGGCAGCTGACATGGCACGTGATATATACAAAACCAATGCCATGCCAGTATTTGACCTgattttgtatgcaaagtttttgTTACtattattgataaaaaaaaagtcagatgttttttttcttttaatgtaattcattttttttattgcaGTTAATTTTAAATAAGGTTCTGATGCTGGGTTCCAAGACTCAAACAATGATTGGTCGACCTGTTTTACCTGAGGCCACTGTTCATGCTGTTGTGGAAGAGCATGTAAGAATCATAACAAAtccattttcttttttgtttttttaaataataatagtttatatattcatttataaaatcaaatttcattttttttttacgtGTCTTGACAGGCTTTGGATGCAAAAGTAATCATATTTAagaaaaagagaagaaagaattaTCGCCGAACAAAAGGTCATAGACAGGTAAACCCAAATCATTTCACAATTTGCTGCTTCTAAATATGtttttcgttttttattttttaataaaaatgataatGTTTTTAGGAATTGACAAAGCTAAGGATAACTGATATACAAGGAATCGAAAAGCCAGAAATACCAACTCCTGAAAAGGCTGCTACAAAGAAAGTAGAAAAGGCGGCGGTTGCTGCATAGGATgaagtttgttgatgttttttTTGTCATTAGATTGTTTTAATTAGAATtctcttttttatatttttgccaATGATCCTTAAAATTCACAAACCAATGTGGGACCACTCACTAAGGATGAACAAAACATTCTTATAAGGGTGTGGATAAGTCTCTTTCCAAGACGTGTTTTAAATCTGTGAGGGCAACAGATCCCATAATCAGTGTTTACCAGTATCAGGATGGGTGACCTGCTTGGAAGTTTGGGTATCTGGTTGCTTAAACCGGACAAtattttagtgtgtgtgtgtgtgtttgggatgttacaaaacaaATATATAAGCATCTAATCACTTGTTTTGTTAGGAGATATTGCTATTTTTGTATTAAATAAGCAAATACACAGAACTtcattttagaattaatttttcTAAATAGGTAGGTGGATTTTTGGTGGTGTCATCTCAATTAGTTATTCATTGATTTTGTTCAAATAAACGAGCAcactttattttaaaaataatcgATTTTCACATTGTTTGAAAAAGATTATTATATCcatgtaaaatgtcattttgcaCTATCTTTTTTTTCCTCTTTTTTCAAAATCCttaatgattaaaatctcacaagATTTATGGTTCAAGTTCGATATACCAAAAGAGTTGACCTTGGAATCGATCATGGAAGATCCCAAAACTACTTTATACATTGAAGTCAAAATGGTCATGTTACGTCAACTTGATAGgtcaaattattattttttaaatacaaacttgtaatttagtcaaatatactagctttattttttattattgttttataactattttagtttcattttaattaatatacCACAATTAATATAGTATGATAATATAGTAAGATAAAGGTATGTGGGTTCCTTGGCAAacacatgttatgttatgtttgtTGGATAATATTCTAGCAAGTAGCAATGTGGATAGAATGATAGAAACAATGACATGGCGTTTAGTTAGTTGGTTTTTTTCAAGTCAATATCAAACATCTCCTCACAACTTTGACAGGTGGTTGCATCCACTTCCCTTTGTTGGTTGACCCAAAGTTTCAACTTGATCAAGATAAAAACTAGGGAACCTTTTATTCAACTTTCACTTTTGCTTTGCTCCCATAATTCTTATTCACATGAATCGTCTAAATACAATGTAAGTGTAGCTTTAGGGAAAGTATATGGCATAAAAAAATCAGTCAGAACATAACTTTTAGATTTTAAAAATTCAGAAGTAGCTATGTATATTTGTCTCGACCACAAATGAAAATTGTACAACTGCTGAAACATATATAGTTGAAGGAGAGAATATAGAAATAGAACTAAACACGATGATGTAGACTTGTAGAGTGGTTCATTCAAGTAGGCTAGTTATTTTCTAGTTTATCCAAAAATACATGACTTTAAAATGGAAT
The genomic region above belongs to Lactuca sativa cultivar Salinas chromosome 4, Lsat_Salinas_v11, whole genome shotgun sequence and contains:
- the LOC111917342 gene encoding 50S ribosomal protein L21, mitochondrial, yielding MANRRRLQTLTQQLYKSTLHRDPPSLLQHLRTLTQIPNLPKTSFHPTSHYTLSTPNFYSSSTNFTTYRHFSSDRHDNSDNNDESEEDDSDYDDDDDDVDDDEMTEDSANHAVKREYSPEEKEAEAAAIGYKVIGQLQRSDRVFKSYEPVFAVIQIGSHQFKVSNGDCIYTEKLKFCEVHDKLILNKVLMLGSKTQTMIGRPVLPEATVHAVVEEHALDAKVIIFKKKRRKNYRRTKGHRQELTKLRITDIQGIEKPEIPTPEKAATKKVEKAAVAA